Genomic segment of Microtus ochrogaster isolate Prairie Vole_2 unplaced genomic scaffold, MicOch1.0 UNK81, whole genome shotgun sequence:
TGGGGTGAAAGACGACGACAGATGCCAGACTGCACTCAAGTTCATCAGGCTTGGCCCTCACTAGGCCATCTCAGCCCCtcacaccctttctttttttaagattttatttttggggCTGAGTAGTGGTACCACTAGATGCCAAAAGAGgttgtcaggtcccctggaactggagttgtatgTAGTTGTTTGCTGCCCAATGTGGGCACGctctcttaactcctgagccataaTTCCAGTCCCTTAGTCCTCATCGTCTTTGCCGCACCAGCCTGCGCACCACCATCCAATTCTTGTGCTGGAATGTATTGGGTCTGCTGTAAAGAACTCAGTTCTTGGGGTGTTGTTGAAAGAACCAAAAGAGCGTGTCCACTGAGACTAGCTCAGAGTGGACAGTTGCTAGCATATTGTCTCCTTGTGAGAATATCATTTACTCATCCAGCAAGCTCTCAGGGTGAAGTGAGCTCTGGAAAGTTCCTCCAAACTGAAGTCAGGGGGTTCATACTTTTCCCAAATACTTTTTTCTAGGTCGTTCTTCCAGTTctgttatcttttctttcttttagtttttcaagacaggatttctctgtagctttggagcctgtcctggaactagctcttgtagaccaggctggcctcaaactcacagaaatccacctgcctctgcctcccgaatgctgggattaaaggcatgtgccaccactgcctggcttccttctttctttctttctttctttctctctctctctctctctctctttttttttttttgttggtagtGGTTTTGTCCTGGGGCAAACTGTCTTGATTTGTGTGACTTCTCTTGCTGTAGGAGAGAGAAACATGGCAGCAAGGCGGATGGCACAGGAATCACTGGACACAGTGTTACAGGAGAAATCTAAACGGTATGGGGATTCTGAGGCTGTCGGTGAAGCTCTCCAACTTAAAGCTCAAGGTGAGTTAAGGTGCGCAGGTGGGCCACGTTGAATTATAATGCTCTGGGTGCTAGCCGAGCTCCTCTAATCCTTGCTGAATTTGTCAGGTCACATTTTCTTGTGGCCCACCTGCTGGCTAATTCAGTGTGCAGAAGGTAGAGAGTGTCAGCCAGACACCTATCCATGAAAGAAGAATTTGACCCAGGCCTTACACATGCTAAAGCACATAGTCTGCCACTGACTGCACCCTATCTCTACAGAAGGgtccctgtgagtgtgtgtacacatgcagtCACATGcacagctcagaggacagcttggagagggattctcttcttccaccatgtgggttccaggaatggaactcagttGTCAGTCAAGTTTGTGGTGagtacctttactcactgagccatctcaacagctgTCAGCCTCCAGCAAACTGGTTGGGATTGAaagtttagttcttttttttttttttaaatatttatttattatgtatacaatattctgtctatgtgtatgcctgcaggccagaagagggcaccagaccccattacagatggtagtgagccaccatgtggttgctgggaattgaactcgggtcctttggaagagcaggcaatgcgcttaacctctgagccatatctccagcccaaaAGTTTAGTTCTTGCAGGCATGTCTAAACCACATCTCATGGATTGTTACAGATGTAGTCTAGCATAAATCATAAACTGAAAACATTAAGATCTGTTGTTTTTTCAGCTTGATTAGTTCTCTGGAGTAAAACCAGGGCGTGGGAAATGTAGGATGCAACTACCATTCCTGCCCACGGGGTTTCAGTTTGTTTCTTGCTGATGGAACCATGTCTAcctcccaatacacacacacacacacttcccttaGCAGCAGCCCTTTAACACCAGGTGCTGCCAATCTCACAGGGTGAGAGTCTGAGGGTGGCATTTCCTACTATGTTCCTACCCACCttcctccagtgtgtgtgtgtatgcatgggggTGGTgtggtgggtatgtgtgtgttgttttccaaCACTTAGGGAAACCCAGGGCCAGAAACATGCTAAAGAAGAGCTCTGCCACTGACCATCTCCTTCCTTCAGTAATGGCAGTGCCGCCTGTACATAGTAGGTACTTGGTTCTTGTATTTGCCCAGAGTGgggatatttgtgttttcttcatttttctgcttcttaGTACCTGTCTCTTTTCTTGCCctttttggcggggggggggggggggtattgtgtgcatgtgttcacatttttatgtgttcatgtggggGTACACAGGCATGTGTATGGTGACCAAAGATTGACATCTGGTGTCTTAATCACTTTCCacattgttttgctttctaaataTCTTGTTTTTAATCACATGTTTGTGGGTCCGTGTGGATATGTACACCTAAAGGACACATGAGTCACTCTGAGTGTCAGAGAGAGCATCAGCTTTCctgagctggagttgcaggcagttgtcaGCTGCataatatgggttctgggaactgaactcgggtcctctgcaaaagcagccactgagccatctctccagccttggcttgctttttgagacactTGGAGCTTACTGATATGGCTAGATTAGCTAGCCAGTGGGCCCCAGATCCAGCCTCCCCAGCCCAGCCTCAGTCTTTATAGATTAGtactgccatgtgggtcctggggcatGAATTTGTACTGATATGTTAATATGGATCCCAGAACACAACTCAGTGTTTGCTTGTGCAACAAGTGCTTTGCTCCCATCTCCCCAGCtactccccgccacagcctcattctgtaacccagactggcatcaaactcactgtgtggaccagtCTAACCTTGAGCTCTGAGTTCTCCCtcatctcctgaatgctggcctTCTGGGTGTTTGTTACCAGACCTGGATCCCtttttgtcagatttttttttcaatgttatagattttgtttaaaaatccaGCTGTGAGAAAGCTACCGAGGCCTGCTACTGCTAAAGATGGCTTCTGTAGGCAGCTTCTTGCAGTATTTCTGTGTGCAAGAGGAACTACAACAATGTCTATGCAACCCTCCCATTCTGGATGACATTCCACTCTCTACCATAGCCCCACTTAGTGTGGCTTCTTCTACTCCTACCTGCTCTGTCTCTGGCTCAGCCCCAGAGACAGAGTTAATGGCCCCTCAGACCTTTCTGCCACATTGGGGTCAGGGACTATGTTGTCTCTTGCTCAACTGTGGTGGGTGTGGCACACGCTGCTGCCCCCAGTGGGAGTGTGAGACGTGAAGTCCTCCAGAAGGCAGTGAAAGTGGCAGCCTCTtttggtggagactgcttgtttgttcctgccactcagacttgaaataaccacacagaaactatattaattgcaatactgccTAGCtgatagcttaagcgtatttctagctagctcttttttttttttttaaataggtcaTCCTTTTATTAGACATGTTATCAAAATGCTTAGTCAAAAAGACCAAAGCCCATGTTGTCATCAGACTCCTTGGATTTGTCTTTGCTTTCACTTTCTTCTACTCAGCTGGGACAGCAGCAGTGGAAAGGGCAGGACCACCTGCTGGTGCCGCTCCagctgctggagcaggcccaCCAGCCTCTAGTAACAGATAAGGCTCCCAATGTTGACACTGACCTGGGCCTTTGCAAACAAGCCAGGCCAGAAAGGTTCAACATTAACACCAGCTGCTTTAATGCGGGCATTGATCTTATCCTCCTTGACTGTCACCTCTTCATCGTGGAGGATGAAGGTGGAGTAGATGCAGGTGAGCTCAGAGATGAAGGCCATGTTACAGACTGGTGGCACAGTGCTAGTCACTGGATGAAGTGAGGGCATCACTCCAACACAGCCTTAGCTTCTTCAGAAGGACCGAGCACCTTGGCGGCAGCAGAGGAAAAgcctatctagctcttatatcctaaattaacccatcctcattaatctgtgcattaccatgaggtcGTAGCCTACTGGCAAAATTTTCGTGGCCTCCAGTGGAGGCGTCTGTCTCCTATAGCGGCTACATGCTTCTGCCTGActtccacctactttctctatatatatctcttccagtctggctatgttctgttaagccattggccgaaagcagcttctttattaaccaataaaagcaacacatatacagaaggacttcccacaccaagccTCTATAAAATTTCTGGGACAGAAGTGGAGACCCTGAAGTGGGCTGGGCGTGGCAAAAGATCCAGGCTGCATAGAAACCAAGCCCCTTCTCTAAGGGTAGGTGgtgtgatggtggaggtggtggctgATAATGAGTTTGGGAGTCTGTGTCTAATGATAATGTGTGCCTGTGGGGTCACCCACTGTTCTGCCTTGGCTGATGACCACAAGGGCAAGCACAAACCTGGTGCTTACAGAACTGTCTTGTTAAGTGTGATCACCCCTCAGTGCCCATAGGACATGAGCACTATATAGTGCAACCTTGGAAGATGCTTTCCCTTTGTATGTAATGGCATGGTGGTATCTGCATTTTGTGCCCCCCCACACCCATGCAGCTAAGCTCTGTGAGCATTGTGGCTGCAGTGCTCCATGCTGTTGTATAagggagaatgctggaaaggcaCATAGGGAGTGCAGGTGCAAGTTTTCCAGGTAGTTTTACTCTTACTTGGTTGAATGCCTGGCTGCAGTTCTCAGTGGATCAGTGTGGACTGGCCAGTAGAGAGCTAGAGGTGGCACCACACATactttctttattgttctgtgtgtgtgtgtgtgttgcctgtgtgcatagtgtgtacatgtgtcttcCCCAGGCACTCACTCTTCACTTTACTGAAGCTGGATCTCCTGCTGAACTTGGAGTCACCAATTTCAGCCTCTGTAGCTGGTCAACTTGCCTTTGGGATCCCGtgtctccacctcctaagcaTGGATGGGGGTTATAGGCAAGCATGCCTGCTTGCTTTTcctatgggttctggggctctggTCTCATGTCCTCATACTTGCATGTCAAGCACTTTATTCTCTGAGCCACCCTGATGCCTCTTTACCCATTTTAAACAGTGTTGCCAGCAGACTGAGTTTGCGCCTCACACTTGGGAGTATAAAGTACTTGTGTTGACTGGTGTATGGGCTATTCCCGTGCAGCCCATGCTCTAAAGTGCCTTCTGTTTGTGACCATCTATTTCAGATCTCATAAGGACAGGCTCAAGAGCCAGAGCAGATGTCTATGAGGACGTTCACAGTGACAGTAGGTTCTCTGCCAGTGGATCTGGAGTGTACTCATTAGACTTGGGAAGAGAGGGCATGAGAGGTGACATGTTTGCGGGACCCTCCTTCAGATCCAGCAACCAGTCCGTCAGTGAGGACAGCTATCTTCGCAAAGAATGTGGTCGGGATCTGGAAGTGGCCCACACTGACTCCCGAGACCAGAGTTTTAGCCACCGGAAACTGGGACATTTTTCTTCTCAGGACTGGAAGCTTGCACTCCGTGGCTCTTGGGAGCAAGACTTGGGCCACCCAGTTTCTCAAGAATCCTCCTGGTCACAGGAGTATGGTTTTGGGTCTTCAGTGTTGGGGGACTTGGCCTCCTCCAGGCGGTTGGAGAAGGAGAGTCGGGATTATGACCTGGACCATCGTGGGGAGGTAGACTCTGTGTCTAGAGGCAGTGGGCAAGTCCTGGCCAGAGGCCGGTCTCTAAACATGGCTGACCAGGAAGTCACTCTCCTAGGAAAGGGGGACACTCAAGGTCTGCTTGCAGCAAAGGGTGTCGGGAAGCTTTTCACGCTGAAAAGCATGACCACGAAGAAAATGCCTGTTGTCAGTCGTCTTACTTCCAAACCTCAGGGCACTAACCAAATCCAGAAAGCCACCTCAAGTCCTGATGTGACCCTTGGAACAAATCCAGGGCTGGATGAAATCCAGTTCGCTGCTCTGAAGATCCCTTTGGGCCTGGACCTGAGGACCCTCAGCTTTCCCAGAAGGAAGCTGGGCTTTGATGCCATGGACAAGGCAGATGTGTTCTCAAGGTTTGGCATAGAGATCATCAAGTGGGCAGGGTTCCACACCATCAAGGATGACCTCAAGTTCTCCCAGCTCTTCCAGACTCTCTTTGAATTGGAAACTGAGACCTGTGCCAAGATGCTGGCCTCCTTCAAATGCTCCTTGAAACCAGAGCACAGAGATTTCTGCTTTTTTACTATCAAGTTTTTAAAGCACTCTGCTCTGAAGACACCCCGAGTCGATAATGAGTTTTTAAACATGCTTTTAGACAAAGGTGCTGTGAAGACCAAAAACTGCTTCTTCGAGATCATCAAGCCCTTCGACAAGTACATCATGcggctccaggacaggctgctgAAGGGCGTCACACCCTTGCTCATGGCCTGTAATGCCTATGAGCTGAGCATCAAGATGAAGACCCTCACTAGCCCACTGGACCTGGCTGTGGCCCTGGAGACCACCAACTCTCTGTGTAGGAAGTCCCTGGCACTCTTAGGCCAGACCTTCTCCTTAGCCTCCTCCTTCAGGCAGGAGAAGATCTTAGAAGCTGTGGGTCTCCAGGACATTGCTccatctcctgcttccttcccaaACTTTGAGGACTCCACCTTGTTTGGAAGGGAGTACATAGATCACCTGAAGGCCTGGCTCATCGCCAGCGGCTATCCTCTCCAGGTCAAGAAGGCTGTGCCCGCAGAGCCCCGAGAACAGAAAACCACATCTCAGCCCTGGGCTGCAAGCACTCTGAGCCAAggtaaagatttctttctttctttcttttttttaacatcatcATCACTGCCAAATTACAGTATTTATATTCATTctgggtgtatgtatgtgggtgggtgtatACGTGAGTACCAGGGCATGTGTGTACGAAGGCTAGAAGACAGCCTCAGATGTTTCTCAGGAAGACTGCCCACcacctttgagacagggtctcactgaacctgaagttcacTAGTTAGGCTAGACAGGATGACCATCAAGACCCGGGGCCCCCTCACTCCACCTTCCTGGttgtagtgtgtgcatgcatcatCCATCATAGGTGGCATTTTATATCAGACCTGAGATTAAACACAGGTCCTCGCTGTTGCAAGGTAACAGATGTTGTCCATCTAGACCATctctttgatatttaaaaaatataattatatatatatgtattttaacatttgtatgtatacatagttacacatatacatatgtacatatgcctGAGTATGTACACTATATACGTACAGGAACTGGTAGAGGTCAGATGAAGGTGCCCggttccttggagctggagttatatatAGCAGTTATGTGCTGcacaacatgggtgctgggaacagaacttgtgttctttgcaagagcagcatgtgctctttattgctaagccatcactccagtTCCTCTCTTTGAGGTTTTtatacacttttttaaaaatgctgagaCTTGAAGTCAAGGACCCAATATTTACCCTTggttttgaggtagagtctcctgtgtagctcagactggccttgaacttctgatttttctaCCTCCACTGTTGAGTGTCAAGatgacaggtgtgtaccacctccCCTGCTTTCTGAGGTTCtggatggaacctagggctttgtgcatgctagatgAGTACAGTACCCACTGAATCAGATGGAAAACTGGCTGGCCCTCACTAGGAACAATGCACGACCCCCTTTCACCATAGGATCAAGGCTAGGATGCCATGTTCTGAAGTACCATGTCACTAGGTGTCACTGAAGGCAGGGAAAACAGGACATCAAGACTTAGTCATCGTGTACCCAGGGTGTGGGAAAGGTGGTTAGAATACTGAGGGCTGTCAAGGACCAGCCAAGTCTTTCCAGCTGGCGCTGGTGCCTCTCACCTGATTCAGAGTCATCAACAGCTCTGGTATTggacagaggaagggatggaaaCTACTtggtttccctctcccttcctcctttgctCCCAGCTGCATGCTGTCACACCCAACCTTCCTAGGCATCAGAGGACATGGCActcatcttttctctcctctgaCATTACCTCTAGCCCAGGGAATGTCAGCCCTGCCCTCCCCTTTATGGAGCCCTCACTGTACCAGGCAGTAGATGTCCCAACACAGATGAGTGGCCATGACCACTtctaagaagaaaattttccagTGCAGTCTGAATGcatttctcttcccattccctaaTGCTAAAGGGGAAATGAAGGTAGCAAGAACCAGGTACTATGGGTAGAGGAGGAAGGGTCTAAGACCTTGGGATCCCCTCTCCAGGCACTGCAACAGCAGACACACTAACCTGAGGGTGTTTCTACCTGCCATGCTCTCTTTTtaggttggttttggtttgttcttgttttgggtttttcaagacaggatttctctgtctagccctgactgtcttacagttctctttgtagaccaggctggcctggaatgcagagatccacctgcctctgcctcccctgattaaaggtgtgtgccaccactacctgcatgatttttttgttttttttttttttggtttttttttagtcCTTTTATGTGGCCCCAAATGACCTGGAACCTGCTGTGTAACCAggtggtctcaaattcagagatccacctgcctctgtgctggatttaaaggtgtgcacaggCTCCACCCAGAAagatttaagttttttttgtaCATGTCCATAAGTTTGAGTATATGAGAACAGAAGCCAGAAGCTGGTATCAGATCAttgaactggggttacaggtatgtgagGAGATGGGCTTGTtgcttgggtgctgggatccgaactccagtcctcatgagTACCAGCAAACACTGCTAACTTCTGTAGCCcctcatttatctttcttttttttaaaaaggtggggTCTTGGAGCCGGGtagcggtggcacacgcctttcatcccagcactcagaagactgaggcaggtgatctgtgagtttgaggccagcctagtctacaagagacaggctccaaaactacagagaaaccctgcctcgaaaaaaaaaatgtggtcttGATATGTAGTCTAGGCTAACTAGCCTTAAGTTTTCAATTCCCTGCGTCAGCTTCCCCATATGCTGGGAGGCATAGTGTCACTACTTATCTGAGTTTCTGTAGCTCTCACTACATCAAGTAACCCACCATGTGTAAATTACCCTGCTTTGTCCGCAGGGGCTTTCACTGCTTTGTAGTAAAGGTTTCTGAAACAGAGCTGGACATGTGTCTTTGGCAGCCTCTGCACTGAGTACACAGTTGTGTGACCAGCCATAGACCATGGCCCACTAGAATTGCCTGGCTGCTTTAGCTAGTGTACCCCATTCCTACAACAAACACACAATGCTCCTTGACCTTGGCATGGTGGGACAGGCCTGTCACCCTAGCCTGGGAGCCAAGAGAGACAGGATGGCTacaagcttgaggctagcctgggtacTGAATGGCAAGAGCTTGACTCCGAAAACAAGAGGggatactggagagatggctcagcagttaagagcactggctgctcacatggctgctcacaactgtaactccatgGGTATCAGATATACAAGTAGTccccagacacacatgtagacataaaataaacctaaattcagtccctatgacccacatggtagaggagaAGACAGACACCCTCAAGCTTTCTTCTAACTGCCCCCAGCTCCATGATAGGCACGCTTGCTTTCACAAatcagttaatttttttatttgattgggttgggatttttgtttgcttggtttttttttttatttacttatttattatgcatacagtattctgtctgtgtgtattgcaggccagaagagggcaccagaccccattacagatggttgtgagccaccatgtggttgctgggaattgaactcaggacctttggaagagcaggcaatactcttaacctctgagccatctctccagccccctgtttgcttggtttgtttttgttttagagccacggtttccttgtgtagccctggctgtcctagaacttgctttatagatcacgctggcctctaactcactgagatccacctgtctctgctttcccagtgttggaattaaaagtgtgtgccaccactgcccagcccttggttgttttgttgttttttttttttttttatcctctgCAGCTTCTGTTTTATCATAGGCAGGGGCAATATTTTATCCTATGTTTACCTATGTTAATTTTTCTACTCTATCATAATCtcttactatatttattaaaaaacccTCAAtaatcaaaattctatttaaactaacactattattgtataaaatcatcGCTTCAGTTAAACAGTACTACTTTAGAGGAAATCATCTTTATAATAATctacaggtaaaaatgcccagtagaatgtATATTTCCAGgagatgatcatatttcattaaaGACACTGGAGCGCTCCCTATGCCCATTCACACTATGCCCAGACACCAGAGAAAAATAGTGGCGGCAAACATGCaaagacacagcagcagcagcaggaaacatTCTGGGGCAAAGCTCTCTGGAACGTTGTCTATTCGAGATTTACCCATCAGGGTTTTGTTTCCTGGTGGGCCAATCCCCATCTGCtactcctctgacatggccaccagcaCCAGCCTATCTCCAGGTTCAATGAATGAGATGGTCTCAAGGACTAAAGGTAAAGAGTGACAGGATAAGACACCCAGCATCCTTTGGCCTCCCCATTTAGGCACATATGAACACGTACCAGATATATTTACATGCACATAGATAGTGCTGCACATGACAAACCCCGCTTATCTGTGGGTATTGGGATTGTCATAGTTGTACAGTAAgcgctctcaactactgagccatcttttcagccccatcgatggtgtttgggtgttttgtgtgtgtgtgtttacatatgtatgAGTGTATTATATGAGTATGTGGTATATAAGGGAATgtacaggccagaggaggacattagCTGTCCTGTCTATCACTCTCgatcttattcccttgagacagcgtctctcacgAAACCTGGAATTAg
This window contains:
- the Sugp2 gene encoding SURP and G-patch domain-containing protein 2 isoform X1, yielding MRASAEALKRLASSLSRGAPFGATRATASTGERNMAARRMAQESLDTVLQEKSKRYGDSEAVGEALQLKAQDLIRTGSRARADVYEDVHSDSRFSASGSGVYSLDLGREGMRGDMFAGPSFRSSNQSVSEDSYLRKECGRDLEVAHTDSRDQSFSHRKLGHFSSQDWKLALRGSWEQDLGHPVSQESSWSQEYGFGSSVLGDLASSRRLEKESRDYDLDHRGEVDSVSRGSGQVLARGRSLNMADQEVTLLGKGDTQGLLAAKGVGKLFTLKSMTTKKMPVVSRLTSKPQGTNQIQKATSSPDVTLGTNPGLDEIQFAALKIPLGLDLRTLSFPRRKLGFDAMDKADVFSRFGIEIIKWAGFHTIKDDLKFSQLFQTLFELETETCAKMLASFKCSLKPEHRDFCFFTIKFLKHSALKTPRVDNEFLNMLLDKGAVKTKNCFFEIIKPFDKYIMRLQDRLLKGVTPLLMACNAYELSIKMKTLTSPLDLAVALETTNSLCRKSLALLGQTFSLASSFRQEKILEAVGLQDIAPSPASFPNFEDSTLFGREYIDHLKAWLIASGYPLQVKKAVPAEPREQKTTSQPWAASTLSQAVPQRADHRVVDTIDQLVMRVIQGRLSPRERTLLLQDPAYWFLSDENSLEYKYYKLKLAESQRLNHSWPIVERKPTPAQCAVRAMLYAQAVRSLKRRLLPWQRRRLLRSQGPRGLKAKKAATAQHTSLSSGTQQRHRGRQTAGGSLQVKPPPRDSSDAAQDCLPEPAKPHPQPSCPGALGPSPRPTAGDDSGALPSSSPCPSADVDPKTMETAEKLARFVAQVGPEIEQFSIENSTDNPDLWFLHDQSSSAFKFYREKVLELCPSISFQSTGEVGNSVQSPTTRKEGEGELEEGRSQQEATLEGPEVLPEEEEDDEEDEEDEGREEACTLRPQARTAKCPGSEGSSPTDSIPGEGSREDQASTPGLSQASSGSCFPRKRISSKSLKVGMIPAPKRVCLIQESKVHEPVRIAYDRPRGRPIAKKKKPKDLEFAQQKLTDKNLGFQMLQKMGWKEGHGLGSLGKGIREPVSMGTLSEGEGLGADRPEQKEDTFDVFRQRMMQMYRHKRASK
- the Sugp2 gene encoding SURP and G-patch domain-containing protein 2 isoform X3, producing the protein MAARRMAQESLDTVLQEKSKRYGDSEAVGEALQLKAQDLIRTGSRARADVYEDVHSDSRFSASGSGVYSLDLGREGMRGDMFAGPSFRSSNQSVSEDSYLRKECGRDLEVAHTDSRDQSFSHRKLGHFSSQDWKLALRGSWEQDLGHPVSQESSWSQEYGFGSSVLGDLASSRRLEKESRDYDLDHRGEVDSVSRGSGQVLARGRSLNMADQEVTLLGKGDTQGLLAAKGVGKLFTLKSMTTKKMPVVSRLTSKPQGTNQIQKATSSPDVTLGTNPGLDEIQFAALKIPLGLDLRTLSFPRRKLGFDAMDKADVFSRFGIEIIKWAGFHTIKDDLKFSQLFQTLFELETETCAKMLASFKCSLKPEHRDFCFFTIKFLKHSALKTPRVDNEFLNMLLDKGAVKTKNCFFEIIKPFDKYIMRLQDRLLKGVTPLLMACNAYELSIKMKTLTSPLDLAVALETTNSLCRKSLALLGQTFSLASSFRQEKILEAVGLQDIAPSPASFPNFEDSTLFGREYIDHLKAWLIASGYPLQVKKAVPAEPREQKTTSQPWAASTLSQAVPQRADHRVVDTIDQLVMRVIQGRLSPRERTLLLQDPAYWFLSDENSLEYKYYKLKLAESQRLNHSWPIVERKPTPAQCAVRAMLYAQAVRSLKRRLLPWQRRRLLRSQGPRGLKAKKAATAQHTSLSSGTQQRHRGRQTAGGSLQVKPPPRDSSDAAQDCLPEPAKPHPQPSCPGALGPSPRPTAGDDSGALPSSSPCPSADVDPKTMETAEKLARFVAQVGPEIEQFSIENSTDNPDLWFLHDQSSSAFKFYREKVLELCPSISFQSTGEVGNSVQSPTTRKEGEGELEEGRSQQEATLEGPEVLPEEEEDDEEDEEDEGREEACTLRPQARTAKCPGSEGSSPTDSIPGEGSREDQASTPGLSQASSGSCFPRKRISSKSLKVGMIPAPKRVCLIQESKVHEPVRIAYDRPRGRPIAKKKKPKDLEFAQQKLTDKNLGFQMLQKMGWKEGHGLGSLGKGIREPVSMGTLSEGEGLGADRPEQKEDTFDVFRQRMMQMYRHKRASK